Proteins encoded by one window of Torulaspora delbrueckii CBS 1146 chromosome 2, complete genome:
- the TDEL0B05580 gene encoding alkaline phosphatase family protein (similar to Saccharomyces cerevisiae NPP1 (YCR026C) and NPP2 (YEL016C); ancestral locus Anc_1.444): MSELDNNSVLSQDFLDDPHNVTLWTRARYWLRQKLHRTSDWRPQGIPLYDLDSQGRSLDDSLLKRPRSFRWLWQLLATVLFAAITLTVVIGVISTTGKTPKGVNFDPHNQYWNGSHAFYPLTVVVSLDGFHPSLISERFTPFLHGLYTLNYTDKITSSPYMFPSFPSQTFPNHWTLVTGKYPRDHGIVSNVFWDQELQEEFHPGVLDPRVWANASTPIWEVLQTAYNHQGDFPFKVAAHMWPGSDVDYSSVDSVPIERTPYYKDDFDAAESLDAKLKRVLEFVDMGSLEERPQLVLSYVPQVDAFGHHHGYPIADKKNKNFREFTEVLSGVDRYVEGIVYGLEARNVSQFANVIIVSDHGMSNIENPAHIVVWEDLLDKQLRKRVEHAYGEGPMLAVTPRDHSDTNELYREITKSLKELGDLGSKFTVYLNGNFPERFQLNDVGNKRIAPIWIIPEPGYAVMNQAFAKKQKDKIVGNHGYDNHTPEMRSLFIAMGPFFERGYVEPFENVELFDLLCDLNGVAMRDRFGDTQDTLFYKKFMQDEFEDDFAYLETLYGNGTSYNQIWAGETEEEEDEDEDEDDEKIEGEESESNSDSESDSDSEDEDVSEEPTPTSSAEAATATATASSWLDSLTQEAEELVQEVVDEIQDLINNNVT; this comes from the coding sequence ATGAGCGAACTAGACAATAATAGCGTCCTTTCGCAGGACTTTTTAGATGATCCACACAACGTAACGTTGTGGACTCGTGCACGGTACTGGCTGCGTCAGAAACTTCATCGGACTAGTGACTGGCGACCCCAGGGGATCCCACTTTATGACCTTGACTCGCAGGGTCGTTCCCTGGATGATTCGCTTCTCAAGCGTCCACGCAGCTTCCGTTGGCTGTGGCAATTACTCGCTACCGTTCTCTTTGCTGCTATTACACTTACAGTGGTCATCGGAGTGATTTCTACCACTGGAAAAACACCTAAAGGTGTAAATTTCGACCCTCACAACCAGTACTGGAACGGTTCCCATGCATTTTATCCTCTGACAGTCGTGGTATCACTTGATGGGTTCCATCCATCACTCATATCAGAACGGTTTACTCCCTTCCTGCACGGGCTTTACACTTTGAATTACACAGATAAGATCACAAGTTCTCCCTACATGTTCCCCAGTTTCCCCTCTCAAACGTTCCCAAATCACTGGACACTCGTTACTGGTAAGTATCCGCGCGATCACGGTATAGTATCGAACGTATTCTGGGACCAGGAGTTACAGGAAGAATTCCACCCTGGTGTGTTGGATCCTCGTGTGTGGGCAAACGCCAGTACTCCCATATGGGAAGTCTTGCAAACTGCTTACAACCACCAGGGTGATTTTCCTTTCAAAGTTGCTGCCCACATGTGGCCCGGCAGCGACGTCGACTATTCATCTGTAGATTCTGTCCCAATAGAGCGTACGCCTTATTACAAGGACGACTTCGATGCTGCGGAGTCACTCGATGCCAAGCTAAAACGTGTGCTTGAGTTTGTAGACATGGGATCTCTCGAAGAACGTCCGCAGTTGGTTCTAAGTTATGTTCCGCAGGTGGACGCCTTTGGGCATCATCATGGGTACCCTATTGCCgataagaagaataagaaCTTCCGCGAGTTCACTGAGGTGCTGAGCGGAGTAGATCGCTACGTTGAGGGAATCGTGTATGGATTGGAAGCTCGTAACGTGTCGCAGTTCGCCAacgtcatcatcgtcagCGACCACGGTATGAGTAACATTGAAAATCCGGCGCACATCGTTGTGTGGGAAGATTTGCTGGATAAACAGCTAAGGAAACGTGTGGAACATGCCTACGGAGAAGGCCCAATGCTTGCCGTGACGCCACGCGATCATTCCGATACCAACGAACTGTACAGGGAGATTAccaagtctttgaaagagttggGCGATTTGGGGAGTAAGTTTACGGTGTACTTGAACGGGAACTTCCCTGAACGGTTCCAATTGAACGATGTTGGGAACAAACGAATCGCACCGATCTGGATAATCCCTGAGCCAGGTTACGCAGTTATGAACCAGGCATTCGCCAAGAAACAAAAGGACAAAATCGTTGGGAACCATGGATACGATAACCATACGCCTGAGATGAGATCTTTGTTCATTGCGATGGGACCATTCTTTGAGCGTGGTTACGTTGAACCGTTCGAGAACGTTGAGTTGTTTGACTTGCTATGTGATTTGAATGGAGTTGCAATGCGCGATCGATTTGGTGATACGCAGGATACGTTGTTTTATAAGAAGTTTATGCAAGACGAGtttgaggatgattttGCGTACTTGGAGACGTTGTATGGTAATGGTACGAGTTACAACCAGATATGGGCGGGAGAgacagaggaagaagaggacgaGGACGAGGACGAAGACGACGAGAAAATTGAAGGTGAGGAGAGTGAGAGCAATAGCGATAGCGAGAGTGACAGTGAtagtgaagatgaagacgtGAGCGAGGAACCCACCCCGACGTCTTCGGCTGAAGCTGCGACCGCAACTGCAACTGCCAGTTCGTGGCTTGACTCCCTCACTCAAGAAGCCGAGGAACTAGTACAAGAAGTGGTGGATGAAATACAGGACTTGATCAACAATAATGTTACATAG
- the TDEL0B05560 gene encoding uncharacterized protein (similar to Saccharomyces cerevisiae PMP1 (YCR024C-A) and PMP2 (YEL017C-A); ancestral locus Anc_1.446): MLPGGVILVFVLVGLACIAILSTIIYRKWQARQRGLQRF; encoded by the coding sequence ATGTTACCAGGTGGTGTTATTTTGGTCTTCGTTTTGGTCGGTCTAGCTTGTATTGCCATTCTTTCTACCATCATTTACAGAAAATGGCAAGCAAGACAACGtggtttgcaaagattctAA
- the TDEL0B05590 gene encoding uncharacterized protein — MTKEHITEGPLATGADDRGARRVAETELRAANTADQQNGMVRGATPDTPSIPLVSDIVPNYRLDGHVTIVTGGSGGLAHTLSQALVAQGSQVALVDLAVDKLATVESELREFIRVNKLKPVTISTWACDISDATQVEELICAIPQEHDGILPDKLVHTAGYCQNIPAKDYPADRAEHLVKVNLMGSLYICQAMTRQLLNHTKRRESISAVANSAAEALPRFPNASFVLIGSMSGLIVNTPQPQVAYNMAKAGVLHLVRSLACEWARYGIRVNAISPGYIATPLTKQVISASPEGAALQQEWTSRVPMGRMADPKEFVGAMLYLLAARASSYTTGENLVVDGGYTSW, encoded by the coding sequence ATGACTAAAGAACACATCACAGAAGGACCGCTCGCTACTGGTGCCGACGATCGTGGAGCCCGTAGGGTTGCCGAGACCGAACTACGTGCCGCCAATACCGCCGACCAACAGAACGGTATGGTCCGCGGTGCAACCCCGGACACTCCATCAATCCCGCTAGTATCGGACATAGTGCCAAACTACAGGCTGGATGGCCATGTAACCATTGTCACCGGAGGTTCCGGTGGTTTGGCTCACACTCTGTCACAGGCATTGGTTGCCCAGGGCTCCCAAGTGGCACTTGTCGACCTGGCGGTCGACAAGTTGGCCACTGTGGAGTCTGAGCTGCGCGAGTTCATTCGTGTTAACAAATTAAAGCCCGTTACAATTTCTACCTGGGCTTGTGATATCAGTGATGCAACTCAGGTCGAAGAGTTGATCTGTGCTATTCCACAGGAACACGATGGTATTCTGCCGGATAAGTTGGTGCACACCGCGGGATACTGTCAGAATATTCCCGCCAAGGACTACCCTGCGGATCGCGCGGAACACCTAGTCAAAGTTAATTTGATGGGGTCCCTTTACATCTGTCAAGCTATGACGCGCCAGCTTCTAAACCACACAAAACGTAGAGAGTCTATCTCCGCTGTGGCCAATTCCGCGGCCGAAGCTCTGCCAAGGTTCCCCAATGCTTCGTTCGTGCTTATCGGGTCCATGTCGGGCCTGATCGTTAATACACCTCAGCCTCAGGTCGCATACAACATGGCCAAGGCAGGTGTGCTGCATTTGGTTCGTTCGCTAGCATGCGAATGGGCCCGCTATGGGATTCGTGTCAATGCTATCTCTCCAGGCTACATCGCTACTCCATTGACAAAGCAAGTCATTAGCGCTTCTCCAGAAGGTGCCGCTTTGCAACAAGAGTGGACGTCACGTGTGCCTATGGGTAGAATGGCAGATCCTAAAGAGTTTGTTGGAGCCATGCTTTACTTGCTGGCTGCTCGTGCTTCGAGTTATACCACTGGTGAGAATCTTGTTGTCGATGGTGGTTACACCAGTTGGTAA
- the VAC8 gene encoding protein anchor VAC8 (similar to Saccharomyces cerevisiae VAC8 (YEL013W); ancestral locus Anc_1.441) gives MGACCSCLKDSSDEASVLPIADNEREAVTLLLGYLEDKDRFDFYSGKPLKALTTLVYSDNLNLLRSAALAFAEITEKYVRPVSRDVLEPILILLQSHDPQIQVAACAALGNLAVNNDNKLLIVEMGGLEPLISQMMGNNVEVQCNAVGCITNLATQDDNKHKIATSGALVPLTRLAKSKHIRVQRNATGALLNMTHSEENRRELVNAGSVPVLVSLLSSPDPDVQYYCTTALSNIAVDESNRKKLAQTEPRLVSKLVALMDSTSSRVKCQATLALRNLASDTSYQLEIVRAGGLPHLVKLIQSNSMPLVLASVACIRNISIHPLNEGLIVDAGFLKPLVKLLDFKESEEIQCHAVSTLRNLAASSERNRKEFFESGAVEKCKELALDSPVSVQSEISACFAILALADVSKLDLLDANILDALIPMTFSNNQEVSGNAAAALANLCSRINNYARIIEAWEKPKDGIRGFLIRFLHSDYATFEHIALWTILQLLESHNDKVAELVKNDHEIINGVKRMADITFNRLQRVSPDSKNTENDLSNSKSSEPVEDASVELYNITQQILQFLN, from the coding sequence ATGGGTGCATGTTGTAGTTGTCTCAAGGACTCCTCTGACGAGGCTAGTGTTCTACCAATTGCAGACAATGAACGAGAAGCGGTCACCTTACTACTGGGgtatttggaagataaGGACCGCTTTGACTTCTACTCGGGCAAGCCGTTGAAAGCTTTGACTACACTTGTTTACTCGGATaatttgaacttgttgagAAGTGCAGCTTTGGCATTCGCAGAAATTACAGAGAAATACGTTCGTCCAGTCTCCCGTGACGTGTTGGAACCAATCTTAATACTCTTACAGAGCCATGATCCTCAGATTCAGGTAGCTGCTTGTGCAGCATTGGGGAACTTGGCTGTCAACAATGATAACAAGCTGTTGATTGTCGAGATGGGTGGATTGGAGCCCTTAATAAGCCAGATGATGGGAAACAATGTCGAAGTGCAATGTAATGCAGTTGGTTGTATCACTAACCTTGCCACTCAGGATGACAACAAGCACAAGATAGCCACTTCAGGTGCTCTGGTGCCCTTGACCAGGTTGGCAAAGTCGAAGCACATACGTGTGCAGAGAAACGCTACAGGCGCCCTGTTGAACATGACCCATTCGGAAGAAAATAGACGTGAACTGGTAAATGCTGGGTCTGTGCCTGTGCTTGTGTCATTACTGTCTTCGCCTGACCCAGACGTTCAGTACTATTGTACAACTGCATTATCTAACATCGCCGTTGATGAGTCGAACAGGAAGAAATTGGCCCAAACAGAACCACGTTTAGTCTCCAAGTTGGTCGCTTTAATGGAttcgacttcttcaagagttaAATGTCAAGCCACTTTGgcattgagaaatttggcTTCAGATACCAGTTACCAATTAGAGATTGTAAGAGCAGGTGGTCTCCCACACTTGGTGAAATTGATTCAGAGTAACTCTATGCCCTTGGTGCTTGCCAGTGTTGCTTGTATTAGGAATATTTCGATCCATCCACTAAACGAGGGACTAATAGTGGACGCCggtttcttgaaaccattggTTAAATTGCtcgatttcaaagaatccGAAGAGATTCAGTGTCATGCAGTTTCCACCCTGAGAAATCTGGCTGCATCATCAGAAAGAAACCGTAAAGAGTTTTTCGAAAGCGGTGCTGTCGAAAAATGTAAAGAATTGGCACTTGATTCTCCCGTTAGTGTCCAAAGTGAAATTTCCGCATGTTTTGCCATATTGGCCCTAGCAGATGTGTCCAAGCTGGATCTCTTGGATGCCAACATTTTGGATGCCTTGATTCCAATGACTTTTTCCAATAATCAAGAAGTATCAGGGAATGCAGCCGCCGCATTGGCCAACCTTTGCTCGAGAATTAACAACTACGCAAGAATCATAGAAGCCTGGGAAAAACCAAAGGATGGCATTCGTGGATTCCTCATTAGATTCTTGCACAGTGATTACGCTACATTTGAACACATTGCCTTATGGACAATACTGCAACTCTTGGAAAGTCATAACGATAAAGTAGCCGAATTGGTTAAGAACGATCATGAAATCATTAACGGGGTCAAGAGAATGGCAGACATAACGTTTAACCGTTTACAAAGAGTATCACCGGATTCAAAGAACACCGAAAATGATTTGAGCAACTCTAAATCATCAGAACCAGTTGAAGACGCCAGCGTGGAATTGTACAATATCACACAACAAATCCTACAATTTCTAAATTAA
- the GTT3 gene encoding Gtt3p (similar to Saccharomyces cerevisiae GTT3 (YEL017W); ancestral locus Anc_1.445): MSTFSRWRKVELLDLAEKLKLPNVAHNVRKNELIHTIEDHLNVLNEPLDVEVDYPELKSFYDSIVLKHEEEPEVTAEEEDEESVEEDNKNYNKLDFSEEDDDDSTFKFGFENYLSDIVVKVKEFNESLQDSLSTIQSIDKIFYLIEFYFIMRPLIEHQDAALSLSTLIIWISFSFLLPAIIAYYINFIRYDLTTIEFDPMVFHLAKFLISLAILNLKLSTTGDRWDYVRLGLTSWVHYLGQLPLIFALVGALLTLYIF, from the coding sequence ATGTCTACTTTCAGCCGTTGGAGGAAAGTAGAGCTGCTGGATTTAGCAGAAAAATTAAAGTTACCGAATGTCGCCCATAATGTGCGTAAGAACGAGTTGATTCACACTATCGAAGACCATTTGAACGTTTTGAATGAACCATTGGATGTTGAAGTCGATTACCCAGAACTCAAATCTTTTTACGATTCGATAGTCTTGAAACATGAAGAGGAACCAGAAGTGACTGCCGAGGAAGAGGACGAGGagtctgttgaagaagataataAGAACTATAACAAGTTGGATTTCagtgaagaggatgatgacgattctactttcaaatttggatttgaaaattatctTTCTGATATCGTTGTAAAGGTAAAGGAATTCAACGAGTCCTTACAGGACTCGTTATCCACTATCCAATCCATCGATAAAATTTTCTACCTCATAGAGTTTTACTTTATTATGAGACCGCTTATCGAACATCAGGATGCTGCACTTTCACTAAGTACCCTGATTATCTGGATCTCCTTTTCATTCCTTCTACCTGCTATAATAGCCTACTATATCAATTTTATCAGGTATGACCTAACGACTATTGAGTTTGATCCCATGGTCTTCCATTTGGCCAAGTTTCTCATTAGTTTGGCTatcttgaatttgaaactATCCACCACTGGCGATCGTTGGGATTACGTTAGATTAGGTTTGACATCATGGGTCCACTATTTGGGTCAATTACCACTAATATTTGCACTTGTAGGTGCACTATTGACGCTCTATATTTTTTAA
- the EDC3 gene encoding Edc3p (similar to Saccharomyces cerevisiae EDC3 (YEL015W); ancestral locus Anc_1.442) codes for MSQFVGFGVRVELKDGKLIQGKIAKATGKGLTLNDVKFGDGGTSQAFKVRASRLKDLKVLSVASGKCDFKEPRVQQDSADWQDDDVAQLKKQDDFDFQGNLRMFNKKDVFAELKQLDEVAPQDRLVSHNKKSPENDKYQIDELVIPNAKNDAWNSIDSDEDDEDDDDDEDDDDDDEYYDVENGPVTKSINITHLLHSASKGEETQQQTMVAQLEKIIKSRSHSIAPPSPSSVNTLKVKDSKQVVPMATPVQLLEIERVNSEQFGINSLIMLENFATNASFFLKQRLGGRSRLRRDNSNAEPLVVILTSDSNRSGARSMALGRHLCQSGHIRVIAMFTCSASNLQDSQVKEQYELFKKCGGKVVNSVGALKNAVDKLNSPVEIVIDAMQGFDCSLADLDESSSTSQDYDSATSMETRTLDIIDWCNELQNQRQVWSLDIPSGFDSSTGMANFSSTVQATGVISCGWPLAALPMASMVAPNRFEECAVIDMGTPHCVYSQRTSLRKFQSCDLFVTEGSVTLEL; via the coding sequence ATGTCCCAGTTCGTTGGATTTGGTGTGAGGGTCGAATTGAAGGATGGCAAGCTTATTCAGGGGAAGATTGCAAAGGCTACAGGTAAGGGTCTGACGCTTAACGATGTAAAGTTTGGTGACGGGGGTACGTCACAGGCATTCAAAGTTAGAGCTTCTCGTctgaaggatttgaaagtatTGAGTGTGGCTAGTGGGAAATGcgatttcaaagaaccacGAGTTCAACAGGATTCGGCCGATTGGCAAGATGACGATGTtgctcaattgaaaaaacaggatgattttgatttcCAGGGAAATTTACGAATGTTTAACAAGAAGGATGTTTTTGCAGAATTGAAAcaacttgatgaagtggcTCCACAGGATAGATTGGTTTCTCATAATAAGAAATCTCCCGAAAACGATAAGTATCAAATTGACGAATTGGTGATCCCAAATGCTAAAAATGATGCATGgaactcaattgattcagatgaagacgacgaagatgacgatgatgatgaagatgatgatgatgatgatgagtaTTATGACGTCGAGAACGGTCCTGTGACAAAATCTATCAACATAACCCACTTACTCCATTCCGCCTCGAAGGGCGAAGAAACACAGCAGCAAACCATGGTCGCACAGCTcgaaaagatcatcaagAGCAGATCACATTCAATTGCTCCTCCCAGCCCTAGCTCGGTAAATACTCTCAAGGTAAAGGACTCTAAACAGGTTGTTCCAATGGCTACGCCGGTGCAAttacttgaaattgagagagTTAACTCCGAGCAATTCGGAATCAACTCGCTAATCATGCTAGAAAATTTCGCTACTAACGCCTCTTTCTTCCTGAAACAGAGACTAGGTGGTCGTTCCAGGCTGCGTCGTGACAACAGTAACGCTGAACCTCTAGTGGTAATCCTAACATCGGACTCCAACCGTTCCGGTGCAAGAAGCATGGCTCTTGGGAGACATCTGTGTCAATCCGGTCACATTAGAGTAATAGCCATGTTCACATGCTCGGCAAGTAACCTGCAGGATTCTCAGGTGAAGGAACAATACGAACTGTTTAAGAAATGTGGTGGTAAAGTCGTCAATAGCGTTGGCgcattgaaaaatgctgTAGACAAGCTGAATAGCCCTGTGGAGATTGTCATTGACGCCATGCAAGGTTTTGACTGTAGTTTGGCTGATCTCGACGAgagttcttcaacttcgCAGGACTACGACTCGGCAACTTCCATGGAGACTCGTACCCTCGACATTATCGACTGGTGTAATGAATTACAGAATCAAAGACAAGTATGGTCTCTAGATATACCTAGTGGGTTCGACAGCAGTACAGGGATGGCTAATTTCAGCTCTACTGTGCAAGCTACTGGTGTCATAAGCTGCGGTTGGCCACTAGCTGCATTGCCTATGGCTAGCATGGTCGCACCTAACCGTTTCGAAGAATGCGCGGTCATAGACATGGGCACTCCACACTGCGTATACTCGCAAAGAACGTCACTACGTAAGTTCCAATCGTGCGACTTGTTCGTCACCGAGGGCTCTGTAACTTTAGAACTGTAA
- the MMS21 gene encoding SUMO ligase MMS21 (similar to Saccharomyces cerevisiae MMS21 (YEL019C); ancestral locus Anc_1.448) translates to MSEIPQSLPVHPRTRQRLHELSVKDISDSYNDTRRQLFETLQSLLADPGDTIEDQMNTLIKNYQNLCTLQASSINLTARLANAKDSFRSLCEQCDPVDPLTWYQYASGELMAPRLAALFQEEQSVSKETRLSREDVLLSALKYIWNDPTAMIPDEQNDDLYIEGGKIELHCPITYKPFETPMISKKCNHVFDRLGIENYLHGYPSRDCPQSGCSQKLTMSDFQEDDLMKLRCKIAKVKKKPAKTEALDVI, encoded by the coding sequence ATGTCGGAAATACCGCAGTCACTGCCAGTTCATCCACGTACGAGGCAAAGACTTCATGAGTTGAGCGTCAAAGATATTTCGGACTCTTATAATGATACTAGACGTCAATTGTTTGAGACTTTGCAAAGTCTACTTGCAGATCCAGGTGATACTATCGAAGATCAAATGAACACGCTAATCAAGAATTATCAGAACCTCTGCACCCTCCAAGCAAGCTCGATCAACCTTACGGCTCGCTTGGCGAATGCAAAGGATAGTTTTAGAAGTTTGTGTGAGCAGTGCGATCCTGTTGACCCACTAACTTGGTACCAGTACGCCAGTGGTGAACTAATGGCTCCACGACTTGCAGCACTATTTCAAGAGGAACAGTCGGTGTCGAAAGAGACTCGACTTTCAAGGGAAGATGTGTTACTGAGTGCACTCAAGTATATTTGGAACGATCCCACCGCGATGATCCCAGATGAACAAAACGATGACTTGTACATTGAAGGTGGGAAAATCGAACTGCATTGTCCTATCACTTATAAACCATTCGAGACACCaatgatttcgaagaagtgTAATCATGTATTTGATCGTCTGGGtattgaaaattatctACATGGTTATCCCTCAAGAGATTGTCCACAAAGTGGTTGTTCTCAAAAACTGACAATGAgtgatttccaagaagacGATCTGATGAAATTGAGGTGTAAAATCGCCAAGGTTAAGAAGAAACCTGCCAAGACTGAAGCGTTGGATGTTATTTGA
- the RHB1 gene encoding putative GTPase RHB1 (similar to Saccharomyces cerevisiae RHB1 (YCR027C); ancestral locus Anc_1.443) gives MESSVASSLQRKVAVLGARNVGKTSLTVRFVESHFVESYYPTIENEFTKIIRFRKHNYTLEILDTAGQDEFSLLNMQSLIGVKGIVLCYSVTNRNSFEMISVIWDKLVDQLGKDNLPVVVVANKIDMRTGQSHCVTKEEGERLAKTIVSSDGKLHAGFIEGSAKDNINVDAAIMMLLKKMEQQELGNALENGGDAKGCRIM, from the coding sequence ATGGAAAGCAGTGTAGCAAGTTCATTGCAACGGAAAGTGGCCGTTCTTGGGGCCCGTAATGTCGGTAAGACTTCACTCACGGTACGATTTGTTGAGTCACACTTCGTAGAGTCATACTATCCCACAATCGAGAATGAGTTCACCAAGATTATACGGTTTAGAAAACATAATTATACTTTGGAAATACTGGACACCGCTGGTCAGGATGAATTTTCACTCCTAAACATGCAATCGCTCATCGGAGTGAAGGGTATCGTGCTATGTTATAGCGTAACGAACAGAAACAGTTTCGAAATGATCAGTGTGATTTGGGATAAGCTTGTGGATCAATTGGGTAAAGATAATCTGCCCGTAGTAGTAGTGGCAAATAAGATTGATATGCGTACGGGCCAAAGTCACTGTGTTaccaaggaagaaggtgaaagatTAGCAAAAACGATAGTAAGCAGTGATGGAAAATTGCATGCTGGATTTATCGAAGGAAGCGCAAAGGATAATATCAACGTCGATGCAGCTATAATGAtgctattgaagaagatggaacAACAGGAGTTGGGAAATGCTTTAGAGAATGGTGGAGATGCAAAAGGATGTAGGATTATGTGA
- the EAF5 gene encoding Eaf5p (similar to Saccharomyces cerevisiae EAF5 (YEL018W); ancestral locus Anc_1.447), whose translation MQQEISELIVLQIIYTLLVLKNQTHNVAVINAKVSLVKLTNEIQNNVLVNQMVDHGETKLDINDILMIVKRVFPNQRISLVDGQLSFHNLQLKELQNGIHERYDKFCQEQQVAIAKLEDEIINPRKKPRTQTNVDPKREKLLQLYRDTVLNKLQAKSGGTKKDLQWLYETLVSEGNIEKIVKEIIEIDRIKNDTPSSVHDLQLVLQRSICDGIMSSMSGTDTWFAARQLQIDFEDTVQFMRRALE comes from the coding sequence ATGCAGCAAGAGATCAGCGAACTAATCGTACTACAGATCATATATACGCTACTAGTACTCAAGAATCAGACCCATAATGTGGCAGTGATCAATGCTAAAGTCTCGCTAGTTAAATTGACAAATGAGATACAAAACAATGTGCTGGTGAATCAAATGGTTGATCATGGAGAGACTAAACTAGATATCAATGACATATTGATGATAGTAAAAAGAGTCTTTCCTAACCAACGAATCTCACTAGTAGATGGACAACTAAGTTTCCATAACTTACAGCTAAAAGAATTACAGAACGGAATACATGAACGATACGACAAGTTCtgtcaagaacaacaagTTGCAATCGCTAAGCTCGAAGATGAAATAATCAATCCAAGGAAGAAACCCCGCACACAAACGAACGTTGATCCAAAACGTGAGAAACTTCTACAACTATACCGAGATACAGTACTAAACAAACTACAAGCCAAGAGTGGAGGAACCAAGAAGGATCTACAATGGCTATACGAAACACTAGTAAGTGAAGGGAACATCGAAAAGATAGTGAAAGAAATCATCGAGATCGACAGAATAAAGAACGATACCCCTAGTAGTGTCCACGATCTACAACTGGTACTCCAACGAAGTATATGCGATGGGATAATGAGTAGCATGAGTGGTACTGATACCTGGTTTGCCGCGAGACAACTTCAaatcgattttgaagatacaGTACAATTCATGAGAAGAGCACTAGAGTAG